One Hordeum vulgare subsp. vulgare chromosome 4H, MorexV3_pseudomolecules_assembly, whole genome shotgun sequence DNA window includes the following coding sequences:
- the LOC123449467 gene encoding transcription factor-like protein DPB, protein MASGDAHRPHENGGGAGSSFPQQQPAPVGTPPPSSGAAHSASTSGGSGGGSPSSRSEQQDLAAANGAGPASTPASDGTAFLHLNNLDINGDDAPSSQAPISIKKKKRRAAAVGPDKGGRGLRQFSMKVCEKVESKGRTTYNEVADELVAEFTDPNNNIEPPDPDNPNAQQYDEKNIRRRVYDALNVLMAMDIISKDKKEIQWKGLPRTSINDIEELQAELTEVKGRIEKKSAYLQELQDQYLGMQNLINRNEQLYGSGNIPSGGVALPFILIQTRPHATVEVEISEDMQLVHFDFNTTPFELHDDSYVLKALNSYGKEENAGTPELISNGCEGSSTPNIYRHQIQQSAMTSNGANRLPSSPPPVPGILKGRVKHEHLY, encoded by the exons ATGGCCTCCGGCGACGCCCACCGCCCGCACGAGAACGGCGGCGGGGCCGGCTCGAGCTTCCCGCAGCAGCAGCCGGCGCCCGTGGGCACGCCCCCGCCCTCCAGCGGCGCCGCGCACTCCGCCTCcaccagcggcggcagcggcggcggctccCCGTCCAGCCGCAGCGAGCAGCAGGACCTCGCCGCCGCCAACGGCGCGGGCCCCGCGTCCACGCCCGCCAGCGACGGCACGGCCTTCCTCCACCTCAACAACCTCGACATCAACGGCGACGACGCGCCCTCCTCGCAGGCTCCCATCAG catcaagaagaagaagcgaaGAGCGGCAGCAGTTGGTCCTGATAAAGGTGGCCGGGGGTTGCGGCAGTTCAGTATGAAAG TTTGCGAGAAAGTTGAAAGTAAAGGGAGAACAACATATAATGAG GTGGCAGATGAACTTGTTGCTGAGTTTACAGACCCCAATAATAATATTGAGCCACCAGATCCTGATAATCCGAATGCA CAACAATATGATGAGAAAAACATCCGAAGGAGGGTTTATGATGCACTAAATGTTCTGATGGCTATGGACATTATATCTAAGGATAAGAAGGAAATACAGTGGAAAGGCTTGCCTCGAACGAgtataaatgatattgaagaactGCAG GCGGAACTCACCGAAGTGAAAGGAAGGATTGAAAAGAAAAGCGCTTATTTGCAGGAGCTACAAGACCAA TATCTAGGCATGCAAAACTTGATAAACCGAAATGAGCAGCTGTATGGTTCAGGAAACATTCCTTCGGGTGGAGTGGCCTTGCCGTTCATCCTTATCCAG ACACGGCCTCATGCAACTGTTGAAGTTGAAATATCAGAAGATATGCAACTGGTGCATTTTGACTTCAATAC GACCCCGTTTGAGCTGCACGATGACTCGTatgtgctaaaagcactgaactcCTATGGAAAAGAAGAGAACGCCGGTACTCCGGAGCTGATATCAAATGGATGCGAGGGCTCGAGCACGCCGAATATTTATCGGCATCAGATACAACAATCTGCAATGACAAGTAATGGCGCAAATAGATTACCAAGCTCACCACCCCCCGTTCCAGGCATACTGAAAGGGCGAGTGAAGCACGAGCACCTGTACTAG